The Sediminicola sp. YIK13 genomic sequence TCATCAAAATTTAGAATATTCCAAAATTGCTCGTCTTCAATTAAAGGCACATCCAGCTTTTCTACTAATGATGTATAGACCAACTTTCCATTTTCATCCTTTTTCCAGTAGCCAAACTCCATATAGCACCCGGTAAAGACATAATCATCTATCACCTTTATTGACCTAATTACAGTACCGTTAGGGGAACCATAGAGTGTCCACCCCTCCCCATTGTACTCAATAAGCCCCGCATTATTGGCGATATACATATAATTATTGGAGCTCTGGGAGATCATCCAATTCTGATTATCCCCTTGGTAATCATCTGGCGAATAATTCTGAATTGGTGGTAATTCTTGTGCATAAAATGAAGAGGAAAGCAAAAATAGCAATAGGAGAAAATTGGGAACTTTCAATTTTATATCGATTTTAAATGATGTTGGTTATAGGGCAAAAGAACCCATCAAGGCAAAGCTTTATTTTACACTGTAAGAAACAATGCCCCTCTAAACAATCTCTGCATTAAGACCAGCCAACAACAATTTGCTACAACGAGGTTTTAGGTCACTATATTCTCCTGTCTTCACTGTACATTTACCGTTGTAATGGACAATAAGAGAGCATTGTTCGGCCTGTTCGGAAGTATGATCACAAACATTAATCAACGTTTCGATAACATAATCAAAGGTATTGACGTCATCGTTAAAAAGAATAATTTCATTTTGCTTGACCGTATCTTCCTCGAGAAGCAGTTGTTCCGAGAGTTTTTCTTTTGTACTCATGGAAAGCTATTTTTAACGAATATAATAATTTTTCGTTTTACATACATTGAATATTTGGTGATTAGACATAAAAAAAGTGCCCAAAAGGCACTTTTTAACTATTGCAAGTAAGTAGTCTTGGTTATTATTCTAATACAGGTAGTTTAAGCCTATAATGTCGTTGGCATTGAATTCACCATCTTCATTAGCACTAAAGCAAGCCAGCATTAAAGAAGTTGGGTCGTATCCTTCAGGAGTGCCAGGAATTGGATTGGCACCAACTCCTGCAGTACCTTCATTGGTGTTTTGTCCACAGCTCTGTCTTGTCTGCCAATCTGTATGTCTAAAACCAACAGAATGTCCAATTTCGTGAGTGATCACATGCTCATTAACGTCTGTAGTGTAGTTGTCCAATCCATAGATTTGAATAAATTTATTTGGATTCCCGTTGCTTGGAAAACCGGCAGATCCTCCAGAACCGGATCCACTTGGATTGTAATAAACTACCATATCCTTACTCTGGTAATTGGTCCCAAAGGTCAAGGAAAGAGAAATAGAGAGATTTAGTCTGTTGTAGTTATCAACAGCATACTGCAATGCCGTACGTTCTTTTGAAGATAAAGCTTGACTACCACCAGTATACCCAATAATAGTTAGAGTCCTGGGGGACACAAGGTTAGTGGTATGATAATTTTTATCGGAGCTCCTGTCAATCTTCTTCAAGCTTTCCAATTGGGCCTTGGAAAATGTAATATCACCTTCTACCTGGATTCGTTTTTCTGTACTACCATCTGGCAGCATAAAATCTATTGATTTGACATCACCTATATTATAATGATTTGTTTTTAATAAGCTTATGATATCTTCCGTAACTTCCAACGACAATTCTTGTGGAATGGCTTCCAGCGAATTCTCATTAATGTCCTGATTGAAATCATTGTCTTTTTGACAAGCTACAAATACCATCAAAAAAAGCGATAGAACGGTGATTGATTTTAAATGTTTCATAATAAATTTCGTAATTAAATTAATCTAAAGTTTGAATTGTTAAGAATTTACCTACAATACTTAGAGAAATATATTACAATATTTTATTTATACAACATTTTATTAACGGATTTATGGTAGTATTCGATATTTTACCGCCACCCAATTATTATTTTCTATATTGGATTCATATTGCAAATTAAATTGACTACACCTTTCGCTTATAGTCGACATGTCCTCGGTGTAAAAACCACTTAAAAATAACACTCCATTTTTATTCAAACATTTCGCATAGGTTGGGATATCCTCCAAAAGAATATTCCTATTAATATTGGCAATGATTATATCGTATTTTTTCCCTTCCAACAAAGTTGCGTCCCCCTCATACACCTTTATTTCTGGATGTTGGTTACGTTCCACATTTTCCAAGGCATTTAGATAGCACCAATTATCAATATCTATGGCCTCAACAGCAGAAGCTCCTTTCATAGCTGCAAGAATGGCCAGTACGCCTGTTCCACTTCCCATATCCAAAACCGACTTCCCGGTAAAATCATGGTTTAGGATATGCTGCATCATCATATAGGTGGTCTCATGATGCCCCGTCCCAAAACTCATCTTGGGTTCTATGACTATATCATAGGTTACATCTGGTTTTTCGTGAAAAGGCGCCCTAACAACGCATGCATCCCCAACCTGTATGGGATTAAAGTTTTGCTCCCAAGTGGCATTCCAATTTTCCTGTTCAATTTCAACGACCTCATAATCAATAGTAAAATTTGGGTTGCTGAGGATTTGAATAGATGTTAACATGTCATCCGACCAATCTTCCTTTTTTATATATGCCAAGGCTCCTACTTCGG encodes the following:
- a CDS encoding ATP-dependent Clp protease adaptor ClpS, with translation MSTKEKLSEQLLLEEDTVKQNEIILFNDDVNTFDYVIETLINVCDHTSEQAEQCSLIVHYNGKCTVKTGEYSDLKPRCSKLLLAGLNAEIV
- a CDS encoding M57 family metalloprotease; the protein is MKHLKSITVLSLFLMVFVACQKDNDFNQDINENSLEAIPQELSLEVTEDIISLLKTNHYNIGDVKSIDFMLPDGSTEKRIQVEGDITFSKAQLESLKKIDRSSDKNYHTTNLVSPRTLTIIGYTGGSQALSSKERTALQYAVDNYNRLNLSISLSLTFGTNYQSKDMVVYYNPSGSGSGGSAGFPSNGNPNKFIQIYGLDNYTTDVNEHVITHEIGHSVGFRHTDWQTRQSCGQNTNEGTAGVGANPIPGTPEGYDPTSLMLACFSANEDGEFNANDIIGLNYLY
- the prmA gene encoding 50S ribosomal protein L11 methyltransferase, which produces MQNNNYIEYTFTVSPLQPATDILIAQLGEVGFESFVETEVGALAYIKKEDWSDDMLTSIQILSNPNFTIDYEVVEIEQENWNATWEQNFNPIQVGDACVVRAPFHEKPDVTYDIVIEPKMSFGTGHHETTYMMMQHILNHDFTGKSVLDMGSGTGVLAILAAMKGASAVEAIDIDNWCYLNALENVERNQHPEIKVYEGDATLLEGKKYDIIIANINRNILLEDIPTYAKCLNKNGVLFLSGFYTEDMSTISERCSQFNLQYESNIENNNWVAVKYRILP